Proteins found in one Luteimonas chenhongjianii genomic segment:
- a CDS encoding TIGR03862 family flavoprotein has protein sequence MSGAIPPRLAIVGGGPAGLFAAERARAAGLQVDLFEGKGSVGRKFLIAGKGGLNLTHSEPRPGFDARYGTRAPHVGRWLERFDAGALRDWAAARGVPTFVGSSGRVFPEDLKAAPLLRGWVRSLREDGVRFHVQHRWTGWDAAGALSFETPDGPVAHVADASLLALGGASWPQLGSDGAWQAILAARGVDVAPLVPANCGFDIGWSAHLAERHAGAPLKPVVLHWTGLDGQACSLQGECVLTATGIEGSAIYAISAALRDTIARDGSALLEIDLAPGRDLARLTQDLARPRGRRSIGEHLRRATGLDAAKTALLFEHLDRPALEDPARIAAAIKRLPLRLRSPRPIEEAISSAGGVRLEAVTDDLMLKALPGVFVAGEMLDWEAPTGGYLLTACYASAAVAADGVLAWLRGPANPA, from the coding sequence GTGTCTGGCGCCATCCCCCCGCGGCTCGCCATCGTCGGTGGCGGGCCGGCCGGCCTGTTCGCCGCTGAGCGCGCGCGCGCCGCCGGGTTGCAGGTCGATCTGTTCGAAGGCAAAGGCTCGGTAGGTCGCAAGTTCCTGATCGCCGGCAAGGGTGGTCTCAATCTCACCCATTCCGAGCCGCGTCCCGGATTCGATGCGCGATATGGCACACGCGCGCCGCACGTCGGCCGCTGGCTCGAGCGCTTCGATGCCGGCGCCCTGCGCGACTGGGCCGCGGCCCGCGGCGTGCCCACCTTCGTCGGCAGTTCGGGGCGCGTGTTCCCGGAGGATCTGAAGGCCGCGCCATTGCTGCGCGGCTGGGTCCGCTCATTGCGCGAGGACGGCGTGCGCTTCCATGTGCAGCATCGCTGGACGGGCTGGGACGCAGCCGGTGCACTGAGCTTCGAAACGCCCGACGGGCCGGTTGCGCACGTCGCCGACGCGAGCCTGCTGGCACTTGGCGGCGCGAGCTGGCCGCAGCTCGGATCCGACGGCGCGTGGCAAGCGATCCTCGCCGCGCGCGGTGTCGATGTCGCGCCGCTGGTGCCGGCCAACTGCGGATTCGACATCGGCTGGAGCGCGCATCTCGCCGAGCGCCACGCCGGCGCGCCGCTCAAGCCGGTGGTCCTGCATTGGACCGGTCTGGACGGCCAGGCCTGCAGCCTGCAGGGGGAATGCGTACTGACCGCGACCGGCATCGAGGGCAGCGCGATCTACGCGATCTCCGCCGCCCTGCGCGACACGATCGCCCGCGACGGCAGCGCGCTGCTGGAGATCGACCTGGCGCCCGGCCGTGACCTCGCCCGGCTCACGCAGGACCTCGCGCGGCCGCGCGGCCGGCGCAGCATCGGCGAGCACCTGCGTCGCGCGACCGGGCTGGATGCCGCCAAGACCGCCCTGCTGTTCGAGCACCTCGATCGCCCGGCCCTGGAGGACCCTGCGCGTATCGCTGCCGCGATCAAGCGCCTGCCGCTGCGGCTGCGCAGCCCGCGCCCGATCGAAGAGGCGATCAGCAGCGCCGGTGGCGTGCGCCTCGAAGCCGTCACCGACGATCTGATGCTGAAGGCTCTGCCCGGCGTGTTCGTCGCCGGCGAGATGCTCGACTGGGAAGCGCCGACCGGCGGTTATCTGCTGACCGCCTGTTATGCGAGCGCCGCGGTGGCCGCTGACGGCGTGCTGGCGTGGTTGCGGGGGCCAGCCAACCCGGCATAG
- a CDS encoding pseudouridine synthase encodes MSRPAFPPRDGVPASRLQLPPGPWTTVLEALVAKFPRIGDAAWRDRIARGLVLAADGKPVTLDTPARPGAEIGYYREVAEERAIAARETILHVDDHLVVADKPHGLPVAPTGSFVTQTLLTRLVATLGNPALVPLHRIDRETAGLVMFSAAPATRGAYQALFRQSRIAKTYEALAPALPGVRFPLVRRSRIEAGEPFFRMREADGTANSETRIDVLERGEPHWRYRLSPVSGRKHQLRVHMAALGAPILHDPWYPVLREADDPARAPLQLLARALAFDDPIDGRSRVFESGLELDAGSGPGI; translated from the coding sequence ATGAGCCGACCCGCGTTCCCGCCGCGGGACGGGGTGCCGGCCAGCCGGCTGCAGCTTCCGCCCGGCCCATGGACCACGGTGCTCGAGGCGCTCGTCGCGAAGTTTCCCCGGATCGGCGATGCCGCGTGGCGCGATCGCATCGCGCGCGGCTTGGTACTCGCCGCCGACGGCAAACCGGTCACGCTGGACACGCCGGCGCGCCCCGGCGCCGAGATCGGCTATTACCGCGAGGTGGCCGAGGAGCGCGCGATCGCCGCGCGCGAAACCATCCTGCACGTCGACGATCACCTGGTCGTCGCCGACAAGCCGCACGGGCTGCCGGTGGCGCCGACCGGGAGCTTCGTCACCCAGACGCTGCTGACGCGGCTGGTGGCGACACTGGGCAACCCTGCGCTGGTGCCCCTGCACCGGATCGACCGGGAGACTGCAGGGCTTGTGATGTTTTCCGCGGCGCCTGCGACGCGCGGCGCCTACCAGGCACTGTTCCGCCAGTCCCGGATCGCCAAGACCTACGAAGCGCTCGCGCCCGCGTTGCCGGGCGTCCGTTTTCCGCTGGTGCGCCGGAGCCGGATCGAAGCTGGCGAACCGTTCTTCCGCATGCGCGAAGCCGACGGTACGGCCAACAGCGAAACCCGCATCGACGTGCTCGAGCGCGGCGAGCCCCACTGGCGCTATCGCCTGTCGCCGGTGAGCGGGCGCAAGCACCAGCTGCGCGTGCACATGGCCGCGCTCGGCGCGCCGATCCTGCACGACCCCTGGTATCCGGTGCTGCGCGAGGCCGATGACCCCGCCCGGGCACCGTTGCAGCTGCTCGCGCGTGCGCTCGCGTTCGATGATCCGATCGATGGACGCAGCCGCGTTTTCGAGTCCGGGCTGGAACTGGACGCAGGATCCGGGCCAGGCATCTGA
- a CDS encoding PA4780 family RIO1-like protein kinase, whose protein sequence is MKIPQGLQPLIEDGIIDAVLRPLKSGKEASVYVVEAGGEVRCAKVYKDMAQRSFQARVQYQEGRKVRGSREQRAMGKATKFGRREQEAAWKTTEVDALYALADAGVRVPQPHGFFHGVLIMDLVTDGEGFSAPRLAEVELEPEQAREWHEMLVRDVVRMLVLGMIHGDLSEYNVLATPDGPVLIDFPQVVSAAGNNAAREMLLRDVHNIRETLARFAPELADTHYGEEMWALFEAGELRADSPLTGSFVFDTRKADTESILWSIEDARQEAVIRQQGREEADAAD, encoded by the coding sequence ATGAAGATCCCGCAGGGACTGCAGCCACTGATCGAGGACGGCATCATCGACGCCGTGCTGCGTCCGCTCAAGAGCGGCAAGGAGGCCTCGGTGTACGTCGTCGAGGCTGGCGGCGAGGTGCGCTGCGCGAAGGTCTACAAGGACATGGCGCAGCGCAGTTTCCAGGCCCGCGTGCAGTACCAGGAGGGCCGCAAGGTCCGCGGCAGCCGCGAGCAGCGGGCGATGGGCAAGGCGACGAAGTTCGGCCGGCGCGAGCAGGAAGCTGCCTGGAAGACCACCGAGGTCGATGCGCTGTATGCGCTGGCCGACGCCGGCGTGCGCGTGCCGCAGCCGCACGGCTTCTTCCATGGCGTGCTGATCATGGACCTGGTGACCGATGGAGAGGGCTTCAGCGCGCCGCGCCTGGCGGAAGTGGAGCTTGAGCCCGAGCAGGCGCGCGAATGGCACGAGATGCTGGTGCGCGACGTGGTGCGGATGCTGGTGCTGGGCATGATCCACGGCGACCTGTCGGAGTACAACGTGCTGGCGACACCGGATGGTCCGGTGCTGATCGATTTTCCGCAGGTCGTCAGCGCCGCCGGCAACAACGCCGCGCGCGAGATGCTGCTGCGCGACGTGCACAACATCCGCGAAACCCTGGCGCGCTTTGCGCCCGAGCTCGCCGATACGCACTACGGCGAGGAAATGTGGGCGTTGTTCGAAGCCGGTGAGCTGCGCGCCGATTCGCCGCTGACGGGCAGTTTCGTCTTCGACACCCGCAAGGCCGACACCGAGTCGATCCTGTGGTCGATCGAGGATGCACGCCAGGAGGCGGTGATCCGCCAGCAGGGGCGTGAAGAGGCCGATGCGGCCGACTGA
- a CDS encoding S46 family peptidase, with translation MPVRRPAVAALAAGLLLSAIAHADEGMWMPTQLPELAKPMRAVGFRGDPRALADVTAPPLSAVVKVGGGTGAFVSGEGLLLTNHHVAYGVIQYNSTPGRDIIEGGFIAEGRGDERPSNPDFRVLVTIGFDKVTDEVLEHARGTTGRAYFDAVDAASKRIVAECEQAGNVRCSVANMYYGTDFYRITQLELRDVRLVYAPPRAIGNYGDEIDNFMWPRHSGDFTLLRAYVGRDGKPADYSADNVPYQPPAHLQVAREGLQAGDYAMLAGYPGTTFRHRTAAEFAHQVQATLPQRVSVFDALIDALEAAGSADADVRTRYASQLQSLKNNRKRAAGELEGLQRSRAVDQRSADEAAMLARTTGDDLATITQLQAILADAAGQGERDLLLGLVASQTQLMRSALLLERLRIESAKPDEMRESGYQQRDQALLEGVLKQVQRRYAPQAEKALLTVLLGRYQQLPDAQRVPAFDAAFGRTPEALERVLDRVYAATSLGEEPARLSRFAAARDGRPMADDPLLALAAPLVAAQLELEDARKTRDGEQLRLRPAYMHALFDWRASQGRAVYPDANGTLRISYGRVEALSPRDAVAFSPVTTVAGIVEKHTGQAPFDAPAPLLEAIAAEDFAGNADPALRTQPVNFLTNLDTTGGNSGSPVLDARGQVVGLNFDSNWESVSASWWFDPRTKRAIHVDMRYMRWLMGKVYPAPALLEEMGLPTP, from the coding sequence ATGCCTGTCCGTCGACCCGCCGTTGCTGCCCTTGCGGCCGGCCTTCTCCTGTCCGCGATCGCCCATGCCGACGAGGGCATGTGGATGCCGACCCAACTGCCCGAGCTGGCGAAGCCGATGCGCGCCGTCGGTTTCCGCGGTGATCCGCGTGCGCTGGCCGATGTCACCGCACCGCCGCTCAGCGCGGTGGTCAAGGTTGGGGGCGGAACCGGCGCTTTCGTGTCCGGCGAGGGGCTGCTGCTGACCAATCACCATGTGGCTTACGGGGTGATCCAGTACAACAGCACGCCCGGGCGCGACATCATCGAAGGCGGTTTCATCGCCGAGGGGCGTGGCGATGAGCGCCCCTCGAATCCGGATTTCCGCGTGCTGGTCACGATCGGTTTCGACAAGGTCACCGACGAAGTGCTCGAGCACGCGCGCGGCACCACCGGCCGTGCGTACTTCGACGCCGTTGATGCCGCCAGCAAGCGCATCGTCGCCGAGTGCGAACAGGCCGGGAATGTGCGCTGCAGCGTCGCCAACATGTACTACGGCACCGATTTCTACCGCATCACCCAGCTCGAGCTGCGCGACGTCCGCCTGGTCTACGCACCGCCTCGCGCGATCGGCAACTACGGCGACGAGATCGACAACTTCATGTGGCCGCGGCACAGCGGCGACTTCACACTGCTGCGCGCCTATGTGGGGCGCGACGGCAAGCCCGCCGACTACAGCGCCGACAACGTGCCCTATCAGCCGCCGGCGCACCTCCAGGTGGCGCGCGAGGGGCTGCAGGCGGGCGACTACGCGATGCTCGCCGGCTATCCGGGCACGACCTTCCGCCACCGCACCGCGGCCGAGTTCGCGCACCAGGTGCAGGCGACGCTGCCGCAGCGCGTGTCGGTGTTCGACGCGCTCATCGATGCGCTCGAGGCCGCCGGCTCGGCCGATGCCGACGTGCGCACGCGCTATGCCTCGCAGCTGCAGTCGCTGAAGAACAACCGGAAGCGTGCGGCGGGCGAACTCGAAGGCCTGCAGCGCAGCCGTGCGGTCGACCAGCGCAGTGCCGACGAGGCCGCGATGCTGGCCCGGACCACGGGCGACGACCTTGCCACGATCACGCAACTGCAGGCGATCCTCGCCGACGCCGCAGGTCAGGGTGAGCGCGATCTGCTGCTCGGCCTGGTCGCCTCGCAGACCCAGCTGATGCGCTCGGCGCTGCTGCTGGAGCGTCTGCGGATCGAATCCGCCAAGCCCGATGAGATGCGCGAGTCGGGCTACCAGCAGCGCGACCAGGCATTGCTCGAAGGCGTGCTGAAGCAGGTGCAGCGGCGTTATGCGCCGCAGGCGGAGAAGGCCTTGCTCACGGTGCTGCTCGGGCGCTACCAGCAGCTTCCCGACGCGCAGCGCGTACCCGCTTTCGATGCCGCGTTCGGCCGCACGCCAGAAGCCCTCGAGCGCGTGCTCGACCGCGTCTATGCGGCGACATCGCTGGGCGAGGAGCCGGCGCGGCTGTCGCGCTTCGCCGCCGCGCGCGACGGTCGCCCGATGGCCGACGACCCCCTGCTGGCGCTCGCCGCGCCGCTGGTGGCCGCGCAGCTGGAACTCGAGGATGCGCGCAAGACCCGCGACGGCGAGCAGTTGCGGCTGCGTCCGGCCTACATGCATGCCTTGTTCGACTGGCGCGCTTCGCAGGGGCGGGCGGTCTATCCCGATGCCAACGGCACGCTGCGCATCAGCTACGGCCGCGTCGAAGCGCTGTCGCCGCGCGACGCGGTCGCGTTCTCGCCGGTGACCACGGTCGCCGGTATCGTCGAGAAGCACACCGGCCAGGCCCCGTTCGATGCGCCCGCACCGTTGCTGGAGGCGATCGCGGCCGAAGATTTTGCCGGGAACGCCGATCCAGCGCTCCGGACCCAGCCGGTGAACTTCCTGACCAACCTCGATACCACCGGCGGCAATTCCGGCTCGCCGGTCCTCGATGCACGCGGGCAGGTGGTCGGCCTGAACTTCGACAGCAACTGGGAGTCGGTCAGTGCCAGCTGGTGGTTCGATCCGCGCACCAAGCGCGCGATCCATGTCGACATGCGCTACATGCGCTGGCTGATGGGCAAGGTCTATCCGGCGCCGGCGCTCCTCGAGGAAATGGGGCTGCCGACGCCCTGA
- a CDS encoding YaeQ family protein, with the protein MSPKATVYKAELQVSDMDRHYYASHDLVLAQHPSETDARLMVRLIAFALFADERLEFGRGLSNEDEPDLWRRDYTGDIEQWIDLGQPDESRIRKASARARQLAIINYSGNAAAIWWERIANSLTRLKNLTVIDLDPASVEASTRLLQRSMRLTAMIQDGELQLMSDVETIAMTPTYRVRPAD; encoded by the coding sequence ATGTCGCCCAAGGCCACCGTCTACAAAGCCGAGCTGCAGGTCAGCGACATGGACCGGCATTACTACGCCTCCCACGATCTGGTGCTGGCACAGCATCCGTCGGAGACCGACGCGCGCCTGATGGTGCGCCTGATCGCGTTCGCGCTGTTCGCCGACGAGCGCCTGGAATTCGGTCGTGGACTGAGCAACGAAGACGAGCCGGATCTGTGGCGCCGTGACTACACCGGCGATATCGAGCAGTGGATCGATCTGGGTCAGCCCGACGAAAGCCGCATCCGCAAGGCCAGCGCCCGCGCCCGCCAGCTGGCGATCATCAACTACAGCGGCAATGCCGCCGCGATCTGGTGGGAGCGGATCGCCAACTCGCTGACCCGACTGAAGAACCTCACCGTCATCGACCTGGATCCCGCCTCGGTCGAGGCGAGCACGCGCCTGCTGCAGCGGAGCATGCGCCTGACCGCGATGATCCAGGACGGCGAACTGCAGCTGATGAGCGATGTCGAGACCATCGCGATGACGCCGACCTATCGGGTCCGTCCCGCCGACTGA
- a CDS encoding N-formylglutamate amidohydrolase codes for MHFMPDARRSFPTSLFSDTTPPALRAPGDAWDLVVTDGPVIATAIHDGHALRESLRARVALDDEARWREEDPLTSLLTQVGDTRLRVRQSRFEVDLNRPRAEAVYATPEACWGLDVWKAPLDEAELQASLALHDRFYDMVGELIDRTVARWGSALLIDIHSYNHRRDGPDAAPAAQDANPDIELGITTLDADRWGDTARRFANVLRRHPVRGALPDVRCNVRFPTGGHFPEWVYAHWGDKVCTISPEYKKIFMDEWTGKADMPALYALRDGLEHAVDAVRPEFLA; via the coding sequence ATGCATTTCATGCCAGATGCACGCCGATCTTTCCCCACCTCACTCTTCTCCGACACCACGCCACCCGCCCTGCGGGCACCAGGCGACGCATGGGATCTCGTCGTCACCGACGGTCCGGTCATCGCGACCGCGATCCACGATGGCCATGCCCTGCGTGAATCGCTGCGCGCGCGCGTTGCCCTCGACGACGAGGCGCGCTGGCGCGAGGAAGACCCCCTCACCAGTCTGCTGACCCAGGTCGGCGATACGCGCCTGCGTGTGCGCCAGTCGCGGTTCGAGGTCGACCTCAACCGGCCGCGCGCCGAGGCCGTCTACGCCACGCCCGAGGCGTGCTGGGGCCTCGATGTATGGAAGGCGCCACTCGACGAGGCAGAACTCCAGGCCTCGCTCGCCCTGCACGACCGCTTCTACGACATGGTCGGCGAACTGATCGACCGCACGGTTGCCCGCTGGGGCAGCGCCTTGCTGATCGACATCCACAGCTACAACCATCGGCGCGACGGGCCCGACGCCGCGCCTGCCGCGCAGGACGCCAATCCCGACATCGAACTGGGCATCACCACGCTCGATGCCGACCGCTGGGGCGACACCGCCCGACGCTTCGCCAACGTGCTGCGCCGTCACCCGGTCCGTGGCGCGCTGCCCGACGTGCGCTGCAATGTCCGCTTCCCGACGGGCGGCCATTTCCCGGAGTGGGTCTATGCGCACTGGGGCGACAAGGTCTGCACGATCTCGCCCGAGTACAAGAAGATCTTCATGGACGAGTGGACCGGCAAGGCCGACATGCCGGCGCTGTATGCACTGCGCGACGGCCTCGAGCACGCCGTGGATGCCGTGCGCCCCGAGTTCCTGGCATGA
- a CDS encoding flavohemoglobin expression-modulating QEGLA motif protein, with the protein MSPAVKRPVARPLPELAAQIDATLSTLDARLDWLLALSPIDTPGLWNAFDGSGRISEPVLRYVDLEIDFGALRHELAALPMTEVQPPALQALLVEKQGELSRMIDLVEQRDRPDFIEASVALFGAVEPELVELADRILATVPPGDPLPADCGIDEVRSQVEDEIAWYRAQAPDFHIDVVIDTDISSSLMVSHGTFYIDGNIRLPRARVRPLIQHEIGTHVVTRHNGRQQALRQLEVGLAQYDPTQEGLGVLGEYLSGYLPGARLRILAARVVATAMAASGAQLPAIFACLHEAHGMPTDEAFDVAVRARRGGGLTKDAVYLRGLRDLLAYLEAGGEFDTLFLGKFALPQLELLEALVDDGWIVPPALLPRYTTDPDFRDRLAACRQTPVERLYQSHRPQEHTA; encoded by the coding sequence ATGAGCCCAGCGGTGAAGCGACCGGTGGCGCGGCCACTGCCGGAGCTTGCGGCGCAGATCGACGCCACGCTGTCAACACTCGATGCCCGCCTCGACTGGTTGCTGGCCCTGTCGCCGATCGACACCCCGGGCCTGTGGAACGCCTTCGACGGCAGCGGCCGCATCTCCGAGCCGGTGCTGCGCTACGTGGACCTGGAGATCGATTTCGGTGCGCTCCGGCACGAGCTGGCGGCGCTGCCCATGACCGAGGTGCAGCCTCCCGCACTGCAGGCGCTTCTGGTCGAGAAGCAGGGCGAGCTCTCCCGGATGATCGACCTGGTCGAGCAACGCGACCGGCCGGATTTCATCGAGGCCAGCGTCGCCCTGTTCGGCGCGGTGGAACCGGAACTGGTCGAACTGGCCGACCGCATCCTCGCGACCGTTCCCCCGGGCGACCCCCTGCCGGCCGATTGCGGCATCGACGAGGTGCGCAGCCAGGTCGAGGACGAGATCGCCTGGTACCGCGCGCAGGCGCCGGACTTCCATATCGACGTCGTCATCGACACCGACATCAGCTCCTCGTTGATGGTGTCCCATGGCACGTTCTACATCGATGGCAACATCCGCCTGCCGCGGGCGCGGGTGCGTCCGCTGATCCAGCACGAGATCGGCACCCACGTCGTGACCCGGCACAACGGCCGCCAACAGGCACTGCGGCAGCTCGAGGTCGGACTGGCCCAGTACGACCCGACCCAGGAGGGCCTCGGCGTGCTGGGCGAATACCTGTCCGGCTACCTCCCGGGAGCGCGGCTGCGCATCCTCGCCGCGCGGGTGGTGGCCACGGCCATGGCGGCGTCGGGCGCGCAACTGCCGGCGATCTTCGCCTGCCTGCACGAGGCACACGGCATGCCGACCGACGAAGCCTTCGATGTGGCGGTGCGCGCGCGCCGCGGCGGCGGGTTGACCAAGGATGCGGTGTACCTGCGCGGCCTGCGCGACCTGCTCGCCTATCTCGAAGCGGGCGGCGAGTTCGACACGCTGTTCCTGGGCAAGTTCGCCCTGCCGCAACTCGAACTGCTGGAGGCACTGGTCGATGACGGCTGGATCGTGCCGCCGGCCCTGCTGCCCCGTTACACCACCGACCCCGATTTCCGTGATCGGCTTGCCGCGTGTCGGCAGACGCCGGTCGAACGCCTCTACCAGTCGCACCGCCCCCAGGAGCACACCGCATGA